Genomic window (Tolypothrix sp. NIES-4075):
GGGTAAGCCGAACTGATCGTCTATAAAGCCGACAAGAACTAATATTGAACCTCCGAGTAAAATTGTCAGCACCTGCACCAATACGTTTTGCACTTCGATTGGGCGTAAAAGGCTAGCTAGTACCAACGCGGCAATTACTCCGGTGTAGATAGCCAAACCCCCCGCATTGGGCAAAGGTTCTCGATTTAGTCGTCGTGCGTTTGGTTGGTCAGCCCAACCGACGCGCAAGGCAAACTTGCGTACAGTCGGAATCATACGCCACGTAACTAGCCAAGCCAAAAGAAACGTAAATACTACCGCTAACCAGCCGGAACCGCTAGGTTTAGCTATACCAATAGACTGAAGGGAGTCGTATAGATTCATCTCCCGATTTAAGCATTACTGCCAATAGCCGACATGAGCATCAACTGTATATTAATCAATTTTTTTCCATTTATTTGTAAAATGAACTGGTTCCTCGGTTAGCACTCAAAGCTATTGAGTGCTAAATTGTCTATTGAAAGCGCTAGAGAAGTTAAACATGGCAAAAATTGTTGCATTTGATGAAGAATCGCGTCGGGCACTAGAAAGAGGCATTAACGCCCTTGCCGATGCGGTGAAAATCACTTTAGGTCCGAAAGGTCGCAACGTCCTTTTAGAAAAGAAATTTGGTGCCCCTCAGATTGTCAATGATGGCATCACCGTTGCCAAAGAAATTGAACTAGAAGATCCGCTAGAAAATACTGGCGCGAGACTGATCCAAGAAGTGGCGTCAAGAACCAAAGATGTGGCGGGAGATGGCACGACTACCGCTACAGTTTTGGCACAAGCGTTGGTTCGAGAAGGTTTGAAAAACGTCGCCGCAGGCACGAATCCAGTAGCTTTAAAGCGGGGGATCGACAAAACCATCGAAGCGTTGGTGCAAGAAATTGCCGCCGTCGCTAAACCAGTTGAAGGTAGTGCGATCGCCCAAGTTGCCACCGTGAGTGCTGGTAACGATGAAGAAGTCGGCAATATGCTTGCCGAAGCGATGGAAAAAGTCACCAAAGACGGTGTAATCACTGTTGAAGAATCCAAATCGCTAACCACTGAGTTAGAAGTAGTTGAAGGGATGCAGATAGATCGGGGTTATATTTCCCCCTATTTCATCACCAACAACGATCGCATGACGGTGGAATTTGAAAATGCCCGCATCCTGATTACTGACAAAAAAATCAGCAGCATTCAGGATTTAGTGCCTGTCTTGGAAAAAGTCGCCCGTTTGGGTCAAGCTTTGCTCGTTATCGCCGAAGATGTAGACGGCGATGCTTTGGCAACTTTGGTAGTGAACAAAGCAAGAGGTGTGCTGAGTGTTGCTGCGATTAAAGCCCCTGGTTTTGGCGATCGCCGCAAAGCAATGTTACAAGATATTGCGATTCTCACCGGCGGACAAATGATTTCTGAAGAAATCGGTTTAAGTTTGGATACCGCTACTTTGGAAATGCTGGGAACTGCCCGGAAAATCGTTATCGATAAAGAAAACACCACCATTGTAGCTGCCGGCGAAGCCAGTTCCGATGTTCAAAAGCGAATTGGTCAAATTCGCAGACAGTTGGAAGAAACTGATTCCGACTACGACAAAGAAAAACTGCAAGAACGCATTGCCAAGTTAGCTGGTGGTGTCGCAGTAATTAAAGTCGGTGCGGCAACCGAAACCGAACTCAAAGACCGCAAACTGCGGATTGAGGATGCCCTCAACGCTACTAAAGCCGCTGTGGAAGAAGGAATCGTTCCGGGTGGGGGAACAACCCTGATTCACTTGGCGAAGAAGGTAGAGGAAATTAAAAAGAGCCTCGACGCAGAAGAAAAGATCGGCGCTGATATTTTAGCGCGATCGCTCGAAGCTCCCCTCCGTCAAATTGCAGATAATGCTGGTGCTGAAGGTTCAGTTATTGTTGCCAGAGTGCGCGAAAGCG
Coding sequences:
- the groL gene encoding chaperonin GroEL (60 kDa chaperone family; promotes refolding of misfolded polypeptides especially under stressful conditions; forms two stacked rings of heptamers to form a barrel-shaped 14mer; ends can be capped by GroES; misfolded proteins enter the barrel where they are refolded when GroES binds) → MAKIVAFDEESRRALERGINALADAVKITLGPKGRNVLLEKKFGAPQIVNDGITVAKEIELEDPLENTGARLIQEVASRTKDVAGDGTTTATVLAQALVREGLKNVAAGTNPVALKRGIDKTIEALVQEIAAVAKPVEGSAIAQVATVSAGNDEEVGNMLAEAMEKVTKDGVITVEESKSLTTELEVVEGMQIDRGYISPYFITNNDRMTVEFENARILITDKKISSIQDLVPVLEKVARLGQALLVIAEDVDGDALATLVVNKARGVLSVAAIKAPGFGDRRKAMLQDIAILTGGQMISEEIGLSLDTATLEMLGTARKIVIDKENTTIVAAGEASSDVQKRIGQIRRQLEETDSDYDKEKLQERIAKLAGGVAVIKVGAATETELKDRKLRIEDALNATKAAVEEGIVPGGGTTLIHLAKKVEEIKKSLDAEEKIGADILARSLEAPLRQIADNAGAEGSVIVARVRESDFNIGYNAATGEFEDLIAAGIIDPAKVVRSAIQNAASIAGMVLTTEAIVVEKPEKKPAGGAPDMGGMGGMGGMGGMGGMGGMGMM